In Toxoplasma gondii ME49 chromosome VIII, whole genome shotgun sequence, a single genomic region encodes these proteins:
- a CDS encoding hypothetical protein (encoded by transcript TGME49_268970~Signal peptide predicted by SignalP 2.0 HMM (probability 0.615) with cleavage site probability 0.544 at residue 23): MRLLSLGTKIGLVCHFVVTATHGGVEEQPKRVSADAQKKQSAMVTGNEEFGVHLDEAVMQHPLRELPGAEEALLLQVDELARTGEGRAALADEKLARAIASKAMAIGFLETVSAGLRLELPKLPPVCADTVTRIADIVSYLQTREQLFRVKRWSEKAFHGLRVFGKAVGSITPVAAAAKALGLTADKLHPSADRATLERLFVALEREVSVPLVRFGAIIEMEMQNGPSETVKHYSEVLEKLKRVSLALDACMAFTLLQIYRTGKSRRIPEMVLRKDETAAFQTVSHPEAENTEKEKRRGEEIAKNPKVAGAAAKAVGAGGEYKSSASDDDTKQ, encoded by the coding sequence ATGAGGCTACTTTCTTTGGGAACCAAGATTGGCCTCGTATGCCACTTTGTGGTAACTGCTACCCACGGAGGGGTGGAGGAGCAGCCGAAACGGGTGAGTGCAGatgcacagaagaaacagtcAGCAATGGTCACCGGAAACGAGGAGTTTGGGGTTCACCTGGACGAAGCAGTGATGCAACATCCGCTGCGAGAGCTCCcaggagctgaagaagctcTGCTGCTTCAAGTCGATGAACTTGCGAGGACGGGAGAAGGGAGGGCAGCGTTGGCGGATGAGAAGCTTGCAAGAGCGATCGCCTCAAAGGCGATGGCTATAGGTTTTCTGGAAACCGTTTCTGCGGGCCTTCGTTTGGAACTCCCGAAACTGCCGCCAGTTTGTGCGGACACCGTCACACGCATCGCCGATATTGTCTCTTACCTTCAAACGCGCGAGCAGCTCTTCCGAGTTAAGCGGTGGTCGGAAAAAGCGTTTCATGGCTTAAGGGTTTTTGGCAAGGCTGTTGGAAGCATAACCCCAGTCGCGGCAGCGGCAAAAGCGCTGGGGCTGACGGCAGACAAACTTCACCCTTCTGCCGATCGGGCAACGCTGGAGCGCCTCTTTGTcgcgctggagagagaagtctcAGTGCCGTTGGTCCGATTCGGTGCCATTATCGAGATGGAAATGCAAAATGGTCCCTCCGAAACTGTGAAGCACTACAGCGAAGTCTTGGAAAAGCTGAAACGCGTCAGCCTTGCCCTCGACGCGTGCATGGCTTTCACCCTTCTACAAATCTACCGCACTGGCAAAAGCAGGAGGATCCCCGAGATGGTCTTACGTAAAGACGAAACCGCTGCCTTTCAGACTGTGTCGCACccggaagcagaaaacacagaaaaggaaaaacgcagggggGAGGAAATCGCTAAGAACCCGAAGGTAGCTGGAGCAGCCGCAAAGGCTGTCGGAGCTGGAGGCGAGTATAAATCCTCTGCATCAGATGATGACACTAAGCAGTAG